Sequence from the Seonamhaeicola sp. ML3 genome:
GACATTTCAAAAGATAATCTCCCTGAGGCAGACTGCATTATTTTAAGGCAAGTATTACAGCATTTATCCAACAACGAAATACATAAAATCGTAAAGAAACTTAAAACTTATAAATATGTTATCGTTACTGAACATATTCCTAATGAAACTTTCATCCCAAATAAGGATATCATTTCAGGACAAGGTATAAGACTGAAGCAAAACAGTGGTATAAATTTAACAGAGGCTCCTTTTTATTTCAAAATTAAAGCCATCAAGATACTTGATGACTTTGTTTTGAAAAATAATTTAGGTCGAATTGTTACCTGTTTATACTTACAATTTTGAACAGCATCTATTTAACAGTGTAAATAACTGATTATAATTTCTATTTGGTAATCTATATTCTAAACATTGCAGCCGTAGGTTCAAGCCCTAAATAAGCCATTCCCGCTTGATTCATCCAATGTGGCTGTATAATTCCATGTTGAAGAACCGCATGTAAATCTCGATTTGCTCTTTCAATTGGAGATTGGGTATATAGAGCAGCAGTACCAGCCAC
This genomic interval carries:
- a CDS encoding bifunctional 2-polyprenyl-6-hydroxyphenol methylase/3-demethylubiquinol 3-O-methyltransferase UbiG, with product MSQIYEKHLWGGKDHDFYSGYGSHDSAIVEPYVNKVSEFLKSFDTPLTVCDLGCGDFNVGHRLIKYSKKYIAIDIVDSLVTRNKQLFNNPKLEFLCLDISKDNLPEADCIILRQVLQHLSNNEIHKIVKKLKTYKYVIVTEHIPNETFIPNKDIISGQGIRLKQNSGINLTEAPFYFKIKAIKILDDFVLKNNLGRIVTCLYLQF